The following are encoded together in the Xiphophorus hellerii strain 12219 chromosome 3, Xiphophorus_hellerii-4.1, whole genome shotgun sequence genome:
- the dbf4 gene encoding protein DBF4 homolog A isoform X1, with the protein MKPKHSQNLRQNPGSNLQGKSVNAGEKTSVRKAKQTSSSQVKPFAGKVFYLDLQSNRTAETLESDIKQLGGIVEKFFSKEIKYLVSNKREAKHVHGLRQDSPVPSPDSGQSSPQPHSNPHCPPNHMDKTKCRGQVDTMIKSRGKSLVERVVTGQGRLQIDRILSNALEWGVKILYLDDILAYIQKKKKIFGNLVSAAAPVKSHVKNESSTKLGFQKYKAGRITKPFIKIEDLSRHYRPIYLTMPNLPEFSLKTAAPYSPFCVEEKNPSGIKQHGHRAKASGAEEKGQGRKKNREKKRGGYCECCMVKYDQLKMHLQSERHQAFSRSDEYLVVDQQVSTLHFNFLPIKTKDMRRKCSVSSVLLAPGPCGEASQSLHGDASHSDTVKEEEDWIFDASEESCSEHFCTKGGRKNCYTYSDKSKHRFLASMRTIRQNSSTQKSEQIMVPQPKSENPHSDGEFLTTFPSRDKILHKDTNSSVSYLRGPNLQSEASASNFSVVTHGAEDTNNDAALSEAKTFSKTENSLSEKEEENPNLPIFSTVQKIQRKIRAYKHKRRKVDPSGQSAEPEPENSVLKLWEIFQSSDDMDGEFLGFSD; encoded by the exons atgaaaccAAAACACAGTCAAAATCTTCGTCAGAATCCTGGATCCAACTTACAAG GAAAAAGTGTAAATGCTGGTGAGAAGACGTCAGTGAGGAAGGCAAAGCAAACATCTTCATCACAAGTCAAACCTTTTGCTGGAAAAGTGTTTTACCTGGATCTACAATCCAACAGAACAGCAGAGACCTTGGAGAGCGACATCAAACAACTGGGCGGG ATCGTTGAGAAGTTCTTCAGTAAGGAAATCAAGTATCTGGTTTCCAACAAGCGGGAAGCGAAGCATGTGCACGGCCTCAGACAGGACTCTCCTGTCCCCAGTCCCGACTCTGGACAGAGTTCCCCGCAACCCCACTCAAACCCACACTGTCCTCCGAACCATATGGACAAAACCAAGTGTCGGGGTCAAGTGGATACA ATGATCAAGAGCAGAGGAAAGTCTCTGGTGGAAAGAGTAGTGACAGGACAG gggAGGCTGCAAATAGACAGAATCTTGTCAAATGCACTAGAATGGGGTGTCAAGATTCTTTACTTGGATG ATATTTTGGCTTatattcagaagaaaaagaaaatttttggGAACCTGGTTTCAGCAGCTGCTCCTGTGAAATCACAT GTGAAAAATGAATCTTCAACTAAGTTGGGTTTTCAGAAATATAAAG CAGGCAGGATCACCAAACCTTTTATTAAGATTGAAGATTTGAGCAG ACACTATCGTCCAATCTACCTCACAATGCCAAACCTGCCGGAGTTCAGCCTGAAGACCGCAGCTCCTTACAGTCCCTTCTGTGTCGAGGAGAAAAATCCTTCTGGAATCAAACAACATGGACACAG AGCGAAAGCCTCAGGTGCTGAGGAGAAAGGTCAAGGCCGAAAGAAGAACCGAGAGAAGAAGCGAGGCGGTTACTGCGAGTGCTGCATGGTCAAATATGACCAACTCAAGATG catctGCAGAGTGAACGTCACCAGGCTTTCTCCAGGAGCGACGAGTATTTGGTTGTGGACCAGCAGGTTTCGACTTTGCACTTTAATTTCCTTCCCATCAAAACTAAAGACATGAG ACGAAAGTGCAGTGTTTCTTCTGTTCTGTTGGCTCCTGGACCATGTGGAGAAGCAAGCCAAAGTCTCCATGGAGACGCGAGTCATTCAGACACCGTTAAGGAAGAAGAGGACTGGATCTTTGATGCATCTGAAGAATCGTGTTCGGAACATTTCTGCACAAAAGGAGGCCGAAAGAACTGCTACACTTACTCGGACAAGTCCAAGCACAGGTTTCTTGCATCCATGCGAACAATCAGGCAAAACTCTTCAACTCAGAAATCTGAGCAGATTATGGTTCCTCAACCGAAATCAGAAAATCCTCACTCTGACGGGGAATTTCTCACCACATTTCCCTCCAGAGACAAAATCCTtcacaaagacacaaacagcTCAGTCTCTTACCTACGAGGTCCAAACCTGCAGAGTGAAGCATCAGCGAGCAACTTCAGTGTTGTGACGCACGGAGCTGAAGATACGAACAATGACGCTGCTCTGTCTGAGGCAAAAACGTtctcaaaaactgaaaacagtctttctgaaaaggaggaagaaaaccCTAATTTGCCAATCTTCTCTACGGTGCAAAAAATTCAGAGGAAGATCAGAGCTTATAAACACAAGAGGCGGAAAGTGGACCCAAGTGGCCAGTCTGCAGAGCCAGAACCCGAGAACTCGGTACTGAAGCTTTGGGAGATTTTCCAGTCAAGTGATGACATGGATGGGGAGTTTCTTGGTTTTTCAGATTAG
- the dbf4 gene encoding protein DBF4 homolog A isoform X2, with the protein MKPKHSQNLRQNPGSNLQGKSVNAGEKTSVRKAKQTSSSQVKPFAGKVFYLDLQSNRTAETLESDIKQLGGIVEKFFSKEIKYLVSNKREAKHVHGLRQDSPVPSPDSGQSSPQPHSNPHCPPNHMDKTKCRGQVDTMIKSRGKSLVERVVTGQGRLQIDRILSNALEWGVKILYLDDILAYIQKKKKIFGNLVSAAAPVKSHVKNESSTKLGFQKYKGRITKPFIKIEDLSRHYRPIYLTMPNLPEFSLKTAAPYSPFCVEEKNPSGIKQHGHRAKASGAEEKGQGRKKNREKKRGGYCECCMVKYDQLKMHLQSERHQAFSRSDEYLVVDQQVSTLHFNFLPIKTKDMRRKCSVSSVLLAPGPCGEASQSLHGDASHSDTVKEEEDWIFDASEESCSEHFCTKGGRKNCYTYSDKSKHRFLASMRTIRQNSSTQKSEQIMVPQPKSENPHSDGEFLTTFPSRDKILHKDTNSSVSYLRGPNLQSEASASNFSVVTHGAEDTNNDAALSEAKTFSKTENSLSEKEEENPNLPIFSTVQKIQRKIRAYKHKRRKVDPSGQSAEPEPENSVLKLWEIFQSSDDMDGEFLGFSD; encoded by the exons atgaaaccAAAACACAGTCAAAATCTTCGTCAGAATCCTGGATCCAACTTACAAG GAAAAAGTGTAAATGCTGGTGAGAAGACGTCAGTGAGGAAGGCAAAGCAAACATCTTCATCACAAGTCAAACCTTTTGCTGGAAAAGTGTTTTACCTGGATCTACAATCCAACAGAACAGCAGAGACCTTGGAGAGCGACATCAAACAACTGGGCGGG ATCGTTGAGAAGTTCTTCAGTAAGGAAATCAAGTATCTGGTTTCCAACAAGCGGGAAGCGAAGCATGTGCACGGCCTCAGACAGGACTCTCCTGTCCCCAGTCCCGACTCTGGACAGAGTTCCCCGCAACCCCACTCAAACCCACACTGTCCTCCGAACCATATGGACAAAACCAAGTGTCGGGGTCAAGTGGATACA ATGATCAAGAGCAGAGGAAAGTCTCTGGTGGAAAGAGTAGTGACAGGACAG gggAGGCTGCAAATAGACAGAATCTTGTCAAATGCACTAGAATGGGGTGTCAAGATTCTTTACTTGGATG ATATTTTGGCTTatattcagaagaaaaagaaaatttttggGAACCTGGTTTCAGCAGCTGCTCCTGTGAAATCACAT GTGAAAAATGAATCTTCAACTAAGTTGGGTTTTCAGAAATATAAAG GCAGGATCACCAAACCTTTTATTAAGATTGAAGATTTGAGCAG ACACTATCGTCCAATCTACCTCACAATGCCAAACCTGCCGGAGTTCAGCCTGAAGACCGCAGCTCCTTACAGTCCCTTCTGTGTCGAGGAGAAAAATCCTTCTGGAATCAAACAACATGGACACAG AGCGAAAGCCTCAGGTGCTGAGGAGAAAGGTCAAGGCCGAAAGAAGAACCGAGAGAAGAAGCGAGGCGGTTACTGCGAGTGCTGCATGGTCAAATATGACCAACTCAAGATG catctGCAGAGTGAACGTCACCAGGCTTTCTCCAGGAGCGACGAGTATTTGGTTGTGGACCAGCAGGTTTCGACTTTGCACTTTAATTTCCTTCCCATCAAAACTAAAGACATGAG ACGAAAGTGCAGTGTTTCTTCTGTTCTGTTGGCTCCTGGACCATGTGGAGAAGCAAGCCAAAGTCTCCATGGAGACGCGAGTCATTCAGACACCGTTAAGGAAGAAGAGGACTGGATCTTTGATGCATCTGAAGAATCGTGTTCGGAACATTTCTGCACAAAAGGAGGCCGAAAGAACTGCTACACTTACTCGGACAAGTCCAAGCACAGGTTTCTTGCATCCATGCGAACAATCAGGCAAAACTCTTCAACTCAGAAATCTGAGCAGATTATGGTTCCTCAACCGAAATCAGAAAATCCTCACTCTGACGGGGAATTTCTCACCACATTTCCCTCCAGAGACAAAATCCTtcacaaagacacaaacagcTCAGTCTCTTACCTACGAGGTCCAAACCTGCAGAGTGAAGCATCAGCGAGCAACTTCAGTGTTGTGACGCACGGAGCTGAAGATACGAACAATGACGCTGCTCTGTCTGAGGCAAAAACGTtctcaaaaactgaaaacagtctttctgaaaaggaggaagaaaaccCTAATTTGCCAATCTTCTCTACGGTGCAAAAAATTCAGAGGAAGATCAGAGCTTATAAACACAAGAGGCGGAAAGTGGACCCAAGTGGCCAGTCTGCAGAGCCAGAACCCGAGAACTCGGTACTGAAGCTTTGGGAGATTTTCCAGTCAAGTGATGACATGGATGGGGAGTTTCTTGGTTTTTCAGATTAG
- the slc25a40 gene encoding mitochondrial glutathione transporter SLC25A40, whose protein sequence is MNGQTPGSPALNGITPVQQMISSCSGALLTSLLVTPLDVVKTRLQAQNNPLGKGKYFVYCNGLMDHICVCENGRGWYKAAGQFKGTFDAFYKIVCCEGITALWSGLPPTLVMAVPATVIYFTCYDQLCAALRARMGERSQEAPLLAGAIARVGSATVISPLELIRTKLQSQKQSYGELTSLIRSAVQAEGWWSLWRGLGPTLLRDVPFSAMYWYNYERGKNWLCQWYNTREPTFTITFISGAGSGSIAAIVTLPFDVVKTRRQVELGELQAKNLSGPVSSSTFSIMKKIVAHDGFRGLFAGFFPRLIKVAPACAIMISSYEFGKAFFRKHNQERILPQLHSTNT, encoded by the exons ATGAATGGTCAAACTCCAGGTTCTCCTGCCCTCAATGGCATTACTCCAGTCCAGCAGATGATTTCTTCCTGTTCCGGAGCCCTACTTACATCTCTGCTCG TCACACCTTTAGATGTTGTAAAAACCAGACTGCAAGCTCAGAACAATCCCTTGGGCAAAG GCAAATATTTTGTCTACTGTAATGGACTCATGGAccacatatgtgtgtgtgaaaatggAAGGGGCTGGTACAAAGCCGCCGGCCAATTCAAAGGCACCTTC GACGCCTTCTATAAGATAGTGTGCTGTGAGGGAATCACAGCCTTATGGAGCGGCCTGCCTCCAACACT TGTGATGGCGGTCCCAGCCACAGTGATCTACTTCACGTGTTACGATCAGCTGTGTGCGGCGCTGAGGGCGAGGATGGGAGAGCGATCCCAGGAGGCTCCGCTGTTAGCAGGAGCCATCGCTAGAG TGGGTTCAGCGACCGTAATCAGCCCCCTGGAGCTGATCCGCACCAAGCTGCAGTCTCAGAAACAGTCGTACGGCGAGCTGACCAGCCTGATCCGCTCTGCAGTGCAGGCAGAAGGCTGGTGGTCTCTGTGGAGGGGTTTGGGGCCCACCCTGCTCCGAGACGTCCCCTTCTCTGCCATGTACTGGTACAACTATGAGCGGGGCAAGAACTGGCTGTGCCAGTGGTATAACACCAGAGAGCCCACGTTCACCATCACCTTCATATCTGGAGCCGGGTCCGGGTCT ATTGCAGCTATCGTCACCTTACCCTTCGATGTGGTCAAAACAAGACGGCAGGTCGAGCTTGGGGAGCTGCAAGCTAAAAATT TGTCAGGTCCGGTTTCCTCCTCCACTTTCAGCATCATGAAGAAGATTGTTGCACACGATGGCTTTCGTGGGCTTTTTGCAG GTTTCTTCCCCAGGCTGATCAAAGTGGCTCCAGCCTGTGCCATCATGATCAGCTCCTATGAGTTTGGAAAAGCCTTTTTCCGCAAACACAACCAGGAGAGGATACTTCCGCAACTCCACTCCACAAACACGTGA